A stretch of Cyanobacterium sp. HL-69 DNA encodes these proteins:
- a CDS encoding Mobile element protein, producing the protein MTILIAFHQNSYRNFKHFYLNHVQQYWRSAFPKLPSYNRFIEWIPSTLMPLCVYLKHCFGRCTGISFIDSTKIQVCHNRRISRHKVFQDLAARGKTSVDWFYGFKLHLVVNELGEILNMSLTPGNVDNRKPVTELLETLWGKVFGDRGYVSAKLATELLEEYGIEFFAKPKRNMKNKLMKLHDKLLSRKRSIVENVYDQLKNISQIEHSRHRSPVNFCANLLCGLIAYCHKPKKPTLHLDWLLPQSA; encoded by the coding sequence ATGACCATTTTGATTGCTTTTCATCAAAACAGTTATCGTAATTTCAAACATTTTTATCTCAATCATGTTCAGCAATATTGGAGATCAGCTTTTCCCAAACTTCCCAGTTATAACCGATTTATTGAATGGATACCATCAACCCTAATGCCTCTTTGTGTATATCTCAAACATTGTTTTGGTCGTTGTACAGGTATTAGTTTTATTGATTCAACCAAAATTCAAGTTTGTCATAATCGACGCATTTCAAGGCATAAAGTTTTTCAAGATTTAGCCGCGCGAGGAAAAACCTCCGTGGATTGGTTTTATGGTTTTAAACTTCATTTAGTTGTCAATGAATTGGGGGAAATTCTCAATATGAGTTTAACCCCGGGTAATGTAGATAACCGAAAACCCGTTACTGAACTCCTAGAAACACTTTGGGGTAAAGTATTTGGAGATCGAGGTTATGTCTCGGCTAAACTAGCCACAGAGTTACTTGAAGAATATGGCATTGAATTTTTTGCTAAACCTAAGCGTAATATGAAAAACAAACTCATGAAACTCCATGACAAGTTACTTTCTCGTAAGAGGTCTATTGTGGAAAATGTTTATGATCAACTCAAAAATATTTCACAAATAGAACATTCTCGTCATCGCTCACCTGTCAATTTTTGTGCCAACCTTCTTTGTGGATTAATTGCATACTGTCATAAACCCAAGAAACCTACGCTTCATTTAGACTGGCTTTTACCTCAATCTGCTTAA
- a CDS encoding ferredoxin — protein sequence MPTIRFLKENKDVVAADGANLREKAMQNGVDIYRFRGKLINCGGYGQCGTCVVEIVEGMENLSPKTEFENRKLKKKPDNYRLACQTIVNGEVSVNTKP from the coding sequence ATGCCTACGATTAGGTTTCTCAAAGAAAACAAAGACGTTGTCGCCGCTGATGGTGCAAACTTAAGGGAAAAAGCAATGCAAAATGGAGTCGATATTTATCGCTTCAGAGGAAAATTAATTAACTGCGGTGGTTATGGGCAATGTGGTACTTGTGTTGTTGAAATTGTCGAGGGTATGGAAAATCTATCTCCAAAAACTGAATTTGAGAATAGAAAACTAAAGAAAAAACCTGATAACTATCGCCTAGCCTGTCAAACTATCGTTAATGGTGAAGTAAGCGTTAACACCAAACCATAG
- the glgC gene encoding glucose-1-phosphate adenylyltransferase GlgC has translation MNKVLGIILGGGAGTRLYPLTKLRAKPAVPLAGKYRLIDIPISNCINSEILKIYVLTQFNSASLNRHISRAYNFSGFSDGFVEVLAAQQTKENPDWFQGTADAVRQYIWLFDEWDIDEYIILSGDHLYRMDYSKFVEHHRKTNADITISVVPIDEKRAEAFGLMKIDDSGRITDFSEKPKGDALKQMAVDTSILGLNPEQAQEQPYIASMGIYVFKKEVLRKLLTENPDQTDFGKEIIPYAAKDHNIQAYLFKGYWEDIGTIEAFYDANLSLTNQPQPSFSFYDEKAPIYTRSRYLPPTKLLDSQVTQSIIGEGCIIKECRINHCVLGVRTRIETNCVVEDTLIMGADLYEPYTVRQNKLKDGGVPIGIGANSIVRRAIVDKNARIGQNVQIINKDRVEEANREDEGFLIRNGIVVVIKNASIADNTII, from the coding sequence GTGAATAAAGTACTTGGTATTATCTTAGGAGGCGGTGCAGGTACTAGACTGTATCCCCTGACTAAATTAAGAGCCAAACCAGCAGTACCTTTAGCGGGAAAATATCGCCTAATTGATATTCCTATCAGTAACTGTATTAACTCAGAAATTTTAAAAATTTATGTATTAACTCAATTTAACTCTGCTTCTTTGAATCGTCACATTAGTAGAGCTTACAATTTTTCTGGGTTTAGTGATGGTTTTGTGGAGGTATTGGCAGCCCAGCAAACCAAGGAGAATCCCGACTGGTTCCAAGGTACAGCAGACGCGGTGCGTCAATATATCTGGCTTTTTGATGAGTGGGATATTGATGAATATATCATCCTTTCTGGAGATCATCTATATCGCATGGATTACAGCAAATTTGTGGAGCATCACCGCAAAACTAATGCTGATATTACCATTTCTGTAGTGCCTATCGATGAAAAAAGAGCCGAGGCTTTCGGTTTAATGAAAATTGATGATTCTGGTAGAATCACTGACTTTAGCGAAAAGCCCAAGGGTGATGCCCTCAAGCAAATGGCGGTAGATACCAGTATTTTGGGGTTAAACCCTGAACAAGCCCAAGAACAACCTTATATTGCTTCTATGGGTATCTATGTGTTTAAGAAGGAGGTACTACGCAAGTTATTAACAGAAAATCCTGATCAAACTGATTTTGGTAAGGAAATTATCCCCTATGCGGCGAAGGATCACAATATCCAAGCCTATTTATTTAAGGGTTATTGGGAAGATATTGGAACTATTGAGGCTTTCTACGATGCTAATTTATCTTTGACGAATCAGCCTCAGCCTTCTTTTAGTTTCTATGATGAGAAAGCGCCTATCTATACTCGCTCTCGTTATTTACCTCCTACCAAGTTGCTTGATTCTCAGGTAACTCAATCCATTATCGGTGAGGGTTGTATTATCAAAGAGTGTCGCATTAATCACTGTGTTTTAGGGGTGAGAACTCGCATTGAAACTAATTGTGTGGTGGAGGATACTTTGATTATGGGGGCTGATTTATACGAACCCTACACCGTTAGACAGAATAAGTTGAAGGATGGTGGGGTGCCTATTGGTATCGGTGCTAATTCTATTGTACGCCGTGCGATCGTTGATAAAAATGCTCGTATTGGTCAAAATGTACAAATCATCAATAAAGATCGAGTTGAGGAAGCAAACAGAGAAGATGAAGGATTTTTAATCCGTAACGGAATTGTGGTTGTTATTAAAAATGCTTCCATCGCTGATAATACTATTATTTAA